The DNA sequence CGAATTCATTCGCCCGTGCCGGCCCGGGACCGATCCGAGGCCCGGGACTGGTTCCCCGGACTTCTGGCGAGCCCCAGCAGACGCCGAGGGGCCCGGCTTTTGTGTCCGCTGCCGCGCCCGGGCATCGAGGCGCCCCGGGCTAGATCCTTCGGCCCGCGACGGACGGTGTGCGGGCGCCGATTCGGTGCGCCTGGGCCTCAGGATGACAAGCGGTTGTGCGCCATCGGCTCGCGCTGCGGCTGGCCTGGCGCACTCGACTGCGCGAGCAGTCCGCGAAGGCGGACTTCGGGCCGTCGTTGCCGCGACTTCAGTCGCCCCAGCGCGGCCGGGTGAGGGCCCGCTCGAACGCGCGCGGCAGCACCCGCTGCACGAGCACCTTCACCAGTTGCCGCCGGTACTCGGGCGAGGCGTGGATGTCGCCCGGCGGGTCGATGTCGCGCTGGCTGGCGGCCTCGGCGGCCGCGCGGATGGCTGCCTCGTCGGGCGCCTGGCCCACCAGCGCGGCCGCGGCCTCGGCCGCCAGGACCGGGCCCTCGCCCACGCTCAGCAGCGCGATGCGCGCGGAGGAGCACCGGCCGGCGTCGTCCACCTGCACCGTCGCGGCGATCCCCGCCAGCGCGTAGTCGCCGTGGCGGCGCGACACCTCGTCGAACGCCCAGCCGGTGCGCGGGGCGGCCGCGGGCACCTCGATCTCCGTCAGCATCTCGTCCGGCTCCAGCGCGGTTCCGAACAGCCCCGTAAAGAACTCGCCCGCCGTCACCAGCCGCTCGCCGTTCGGACCGCGCAGGCGGAAGCGCGCGTCCAGCGCCAGCATCACGGCCGGCATCTCCGCCGCCGGGTCCGCATGGGCAATGCTGCCCCCCATCGTGCCGCGGTTGCGAATCTGCGCGTGGGCAACGTATGGCAGCGTCTCGGTAATCAGCCCCGCGCGCGCGGCGATCAGCCCATCCCGCTCCGCCGCGCGCTGGCGGACCATCGCGCCGATGCGCAGCCCTCCATCCACCTCCGCGATGCCGTCCAGCCCCGCGATGCGGTTGAGGTCGATCAGCACGGCGGGAACGGCCATGCGAAAGTTCATCGCCGGCACCAGGCTCTGTCCGCCAGCCAGCAGCTTGGCGTCGTAGCCGTGCTCCGCGAGAAGGCACAGCGCCTCTTCCACGCTGTCAGGCCGATGGTACTCGAACGGCGCCGGCTTCATTTCGCGCCGCCGCCCGTGCCCGCGGCCAGGCGCGCCTCCAGCTCCTTGTTCAGCGCGTCCAGCCCCTGCCGTGTCAGCATCTTCGCCACCTGGTCCAGCAGCCGCTGCCCCACGCCGGCCACCTTGCCACCGATGGAAAGGTCCGCGTGGTAGCGCATCGTCGTTCCCCCCGCCGACTCGTCCAGGTTCACCGTCGCGCTGCCGCGGGTGAAGCCCAGCGCGCCCTTGCTGTCCACCAGCATGGTGTAGCTCGCGGGCTCCACGCGGTCCTTCAATTCCACCTTCAGCGACCACTCCGCGGCCGTCACCGGCCCCACGCCGATGCGGATCACGCCCTCGTACACGCCGTCGCCGGTCAGGTGAAGCTTGCGGGCGCCGGGCATGGCCTTGGCCAGCACCTCGGGGTCCTGCAGCAGGTCCCACACGGTCTGGCGCGGGCCGGGAAAGGTGTGCTCGCCGTCGACGATCATGGGGCGGGGTCGCTAAGAGGAATCTCAGTCGGCCGCGAGCGCTTCCGCGCGCACGCCGGGGGCGGATCGGATCAGCTCGAACAGGCGGTTGGGGCTCAGGGGAATCTCGCGGATCTCCAGCCCCAGGTGCGGCACCGCGTTCTCGATGGCCTGCGCGAACGCGGCGCCCGTGGGAATGCACCCCGCCTCGCCCACGCCCTTCAGCCCCAGCGGGTTCAGCGGCGCGTCCGTCTCGCGGTGGGCCATCTCCACGTTGGGAACGTCCATCGCGGTCGGCAGCAGGTAGTCCATGAACGAGGCGTTCTGCAGCTGCCCGCCCTCGTCGTACACCAGCTGCTCGTAGAACGCGTTGCCGATGCCGTGCGCCACGCCCCCCTGCACCTGCCCGGCGACGATCATGGGGTTGATCAGCTTGCCGCAGTCGTGGACGACGATGTAGCGAAGGATCTTCACCATCGCCGTCTCGGGATCCACCTCCACCACCATCGCATGGACGCCACTGGCCGTGCTGCCGTGGTCCGGGCCGAAGTACGCCGTGGCCTCCAGCCCCGGCTCGCTGCCGGGCGTCACCGCGCCGCGCAGCGGGTTGGCGTGGCCGGCCAGCTCGCCCAGCGTCATCGCCCGGTCCGGGTTGGAGTGCGACCGGATGGTGTTCTCCGCCAGCTCGACGTCGTCGGGGGCGATGCCTAGCACGCGCGCGCCCGTCTCCATCACCTTCTTGCGGACGGCGAGCGCCGCCTCGTGGCACGCGCTCCCCGCCACCACCGCGCCGCGGCTGGCGAAGGTGCCCGTCCCCCAGCCGAACTCGCGCGTGTCTCCCGTCACCACGTGCACGCGGTCCACGTCCACGTCCAGCACCTCGGCCACGATCTGCGCGAACGCGGTGTAGTGCCCCTGGCCCTGCGTGCCCAGCCCCGTGGCGACGCGCACCTGCCCGCTGGGTTCCACGGTCACCCGCGCGCCCTCGTACGGGCCGATCCCAGTGCCCTCCACGTACGAGACGACGCCCATGCCGATGTACCGGCCCTCCGCCCGCGCCGCCGCCTGCTCGCGCGGAAAGGTGTCGCGGCCCACGATGTCGAGCGCGGCCTCCAGCGCCGGGGCGTAGTTGCCGCTGTCGTAGTAGAGGGGCGCGAAGTCCTGGAACAAGATCTGGAAGGTGTGGGGAAACACGTCCTTCCGCAGGTAGTTGCGGCGCCGGATCTCCGCCGGCTCCAGCCCCAGCTCGCGCGCGGCGATGTCCAGCAGCCGCTCCATCACGAACACGCCGTGCTGCCGCCCCGCCCCGCGCACCGGAGTCACGGTGACGGTGTTGGTGAACACCGCGCGGAACTCGCTGTTGTAGGCCGGCACATCGTACGGGCCCAGCAGGGTGCACTGGCTGTTGATGGGCACGGTCAGTCCGTACGGATCGTACGCGCCCGTGTCGTGAAAGAAGAAGTCCTGCACCCCCAGGATCTTCCCGTCGCGCGACACGGCGATCTCGGCATCGTGGATCTGGCTGCGCTCCTGGGTGGTGGCGAAAAAGTTCTCCTGACGGTCCTCGGCCCACTTCACCGGCCGGCCCAGGCGCATGGCCACCCAGGGGATCAGCACCTCTTCGGGATAGAACATCATGATCTTGGGCCCGAAGCCGCCGCCGACGTACGGCGCCACCACGCGAACGCGCGATTCCAGCAGCCCCAGCATCCGCGCCAGGCCGTTGCGGATGGGGATGGGCGCCTGCGTGGTGTCCCACACGGTCAATTCTTCCGCGCGGGGATCCCACCGCGCCGCCACGCAGCGGTTCTCCATCGCCGCCGCCGCGCCACGGTCGTAAAGGAAGCGCCGGGAGATGACGAGGTCCGCCGCCGCCTTGGCCGTCTCGTAGTCGCCGTGCCGCTGAACGACGTGCGCCGCCAGGTTGGTGCCCAGCTGCGGATGGATGATCTCCGCCCCGGGCTCCAGCGCCGCCTCCAGCCCCACCACCGGGTCCAGCGGATCGATGTCGACGACGATGTCCGCCATCGCATCCTCGGCGATGTACCGGCTTTCGGCGATCACCATGGCGATGGGCTCGCCCACGTGCCGCACCCGGTCCTTGGCCAGGGGCACCTGCGACGCCTGGTTGAAGACGATGCCGTCGATGGGCGGAGGCGGAACCAGCAGGGGCCCGGGCTGCCAGTAGTCGCCCAGGTCTTCGGCGGTGATGACGGCCACCACGCCGGGCCGGGCGAGCGCCGCGGACGCGTCGATGCTCCGCAGCACCCCGTGCGCGTGGTCGCTGCGCACGAAGGCGGCGTGCAGCATGCCCTCGAGCTGCACGTCGTCCACGAACAGCGCGTTCCCGGTCAGGAGGCGGCGGTCTTCGTTCCGCGGTACCGACGTGCCGACGTAGGTTCGACTCAAGACAGTACGGGAGTGCGAAAGTGCGAAGTGCGAGAGTGCGAAACACCACGGGCGCGCACGCCGTTGACCCAAACACCACAGATGGCAATCCGCGAAGGCGGATTTCGTGTGGTCGTTGCCGCGGATTCATCCGCCCCAGCCGAGCCCGGCGCATACCCACTGATCAAAGAGCCTCGACTTCTTTGTCGGTTTCGGCCGAGGCCCCCATCCGTTCCGCCGCCAGCTGCACCGCCTGCACGATGTTCTGGTATCCCGTGCAGCGGCACAGGTTGCCCGACAGCGCCTCGCGAACCTCCGGCTCGGTCGGCGACGGGTTGTCGCGC is a window from the Longimicrobium sp. genome containing:
- a CDS encoding xanthine dehydrogenase family protein subunit M, which translates into the protein MKPAPFEYHRPDSVEEALCLLAEHGYDAKLLAGGQSLVPAMNFRMAVPAVLIDLNRIAGLDGIAEVDGGLRIGAMVRQRAAERDGLIAARAGLITETLPYVAHAQIRNRGTMGGSIAHADPAAEMPAVMLALDARFRLRGPNGERLVTAGEFFTGLFGTALEPDEMLTEIEVPAAAPRTGWAFDEVSRRHGDYALAGIAATVQVDDAGRCSSARIALLSVGEGPVLAAEAAAALVGQAPDEAAIRAAAEAASQRDIDPPGDIHASPEYRRQLVKVLVQRVLPRAFERALTRPRWGD
- a CDS encoding carbon monoxide dehydrogenase subunit G yields the protein MIVDGEHTFPGPRQTVWDLLQDPEVLAKAMPGARKLHLTGDGVYEGVIRIGVGPVTAAEWSLKVELKDRVEPASYTMLVDSKGALGFTRGSATVNLDESAGGTTMRYHADLSIGGKVAGVGQRLLDQVAKMLTRQGLDALNKELEARLAAGTGGGAK
- a CDS encoding xanthine dehydrogenase family protein molybdopterin-binding subunit produces the protein MSRTYVGTSVPRNEDRRLLTGNALFVDDVQLEGMLHAAFVRSDHAHGVLRSIDASAALARPGVVAVITAEDLGDYWQPGPLLVPPPPIDGIVFNQASQVPLAKDRVRHVGEPIAMVIAESRYIAEDAMADIVVDIDPLDPVVGLEAALEPGAEIIHPQLGTNLAAHVVQRHGDYETAKAAADLVISRRFLYDRGAAAAMENRCVAARWDPRAEELTVWDTTQAPIPIRNGLARMLGLLESRVRVVAPYVGGGFGPKIMMFYPEEVLIPWVAMRLGRPVKWAEDRQENFFATTQERSQIHDAEIAVSRDGKILGVQDFFFHDTGAYDPYGLTVPINSQCTLLGPYDVPAYNSEFRAVFTNTVTVTPVRGAGRQHGVFVMERLLDIAARELGLEPAEIRRRNYLRKDVFPHTFQILFQDFAPLYYDSGNYAPALEAALDIVGRDTFPREQAAARAEGRYIGMGVVSYVEGTGIGPYEGARVTVEPSGQVRVATGLGTQGQGHYTAFAQIVAEVLDVDVDRVHVVTGDTREFGWGTGTFASRGAVVAGSACHEAALAVRKKVMETGARVLGIAPDDVELAENTIRSHSNPDRAMTLGELAGHANPLRGAVTPGSEPGLEATAYFGPDHGSTASGVHAMVVEVDPETAMVKILRYIVVHDCGKLINPMIVAGQVQGGVAHGIGNAFYEQLVYDEGGQLQNASFMDYLLPTAMDVPNVEMAHRETDAPLNPLGLKGVGEAGCIPTGAAFAQAIENAVPHLGLEIREIPLSPNRLFELIRSAPGVRAEALAAD